From the genome of Gryllotalpicola protaetiae:
GTTGCCGAGGATCGAGGACCACTTGTCGTCGCCATCGTCGATGACGTTGAAGCCGGCCTGGGCCTCGGAGTCCTTGATGAGCGCGAACTCCTGCGCGCGGCGGGTGTTGCTCTTGCCGTACAGGAAACGCACATCGAGCGGGCTGGTGACACCGGCCTGCTGCAGCAGCGACTTCGCCTTGGCGATGTCTACCTTGTCGTAGGCGGCGGAGCCGTTGCTGGCCACGGTCGTGTCGTACGCCGGGGTGCCGGGCAGGATCGTCTGCGAGTTCATGACCTTCGCGTCGGGGTTGATCGGCTTGATCAGCTTGTCGACGATGTCCTGGCGGGGCAGGGCTGCGAGGAACGCCTCACGGACGAGCTTCGCCTTGTTGGCGTCGCCGCCCCAGTGCGCCGGGTCGAACGGACCAGGGGTCACGTTGGCGTTCGTCTGGCCGCCGGGCGCGGTCTCGTTGGAGAACGTCAGGTCGACGTGCTCGTAGGTGTACCCGGCCTCGGTGCCCGTGGTGACTCCCTTGAGTCCCTTGAGCGAAGCAACGGTGTCGGCGTCGGCCTGACCGTAGATGATCGAGACCTCACCGTTCTGCAGGGCCTGGACCTGGGCGGTCGGGTCCTGGATGAAGCGGATCGTCAGCTTGTCCACCTTGGGGATCGGGCCCCAGGTGTAGTTCTTGTTGCGCTCGAGCGTGACGTACTGGTCCTTCTTGAGGCCGGTGATCACGTACGGGCCGTCGGAGAGGTAGAGCTCCTTGTTCGCGGGGAGGTCGCCCGAGAACTCGAAGCCGGTCTGCCAGGCGTTCGCGATCTTCGTCAGCGTGGCGGTGTCGTCGCTCTCGATGGCGTCTTCGACCTTCTTGGCGGCGTCAGCGCCGCTCAGCTTCTGGTCGGGGAACGCGACGTCGTAGACCGCGTGGGCCGCGATGCCGGGGTTGAACGCCAGCTGCTCCCAGTCGACGAACGGGTCGGAGTAGGAGAACGTGATCGAGCGGTCGTCGTCGCCGACGGTCGGAGCCTTCGTCTCGTCATAGGGGTACGAGCCGGCGGCGATGCCGCCGAAGTTCACGCCACCCGCGTCGGACGAGTTGTACTTCACGGTGTTGCTCGCCCACTGCAGCAGGAGGTCGGCAGCGGTGACGGGCGTGCCGTCGCTCCACTTGACGCCCTTGTTGACCGTGTATTTGATGGTCAACGGGTTCTGCGAGACCACCTTGTACGAGCCGAACTTCGTGTTCTTCACGAGCTTGGGCGTGTTGTCGTAGTAGTTGAACGACGCCCACGTCATATACGTGACGTTGGTGTTGTAGGTGGTGTAGTCCTGGCCGACGTTCGAGTTGTAGGCGTTGAACGGCCCGTTCTGCGCGATGGTCAGAGACTGGTTCTGCTTGATCTCATCGCCGCTCGAGTTGTTCGAGGTGCCGGAGCACCCCGTCAGCGCCAGGGCGGAGGCGGCTGCAACCGCAGCCAGTGCCACCCCGATCCGCTTGATCTTCAATGTTCCTCCTGTAGGAATGGTGCAGAGCCGTAGGCACGCCTGTTGGGCACCCCACAGCGCTCTTGATAGAAAGCAAGATATGCACCGAGTGCTCGCGTGGCCAAACCGGCGACCAAACCGTTACACGCGCGTAACGATCACTACGGATTCCGTCGCTAATCGAGGTTTTCTCAATTGAAACGGCGGCTGTGGTGGGAAGTGGCTATCGTGCTCGGGCTTTCGCTCGGTGCATCCGCTATCTACGCCATCGTCGCTCTCATAGCTGATCTTTCGTCGGGAAAGTCGCTTTCCGAGCAGTCGACGGCCCTCAACACCTCGCAGTCGCCCGTGCAGTGGCTGGACTTCACCTATCAGGTGCTCGGCGTGTTCTTCGACCTCTTCCCCGTTGCACTGGCCATCTATCTGCTGTGGGAACCCGGGCTGAACGCCTTCCAGCGCATCGGCCTGACCTGGCGCCGACCTGGGCGCGATCTCGGCGCCGGCGTGCTGCTCGCGGCCTGCATCGGCGTGCCGGGAATCGCCTTCTACGCCATCGGACGCCTCGCCGGGATCACCGTAGAGGTGCAGGCATCGCCGCTCGGCGCGCACTGGTGGACAGTGCCGGTCCTCGTGCTCTCCGCCCTGCGCGCAGCTCTGCAGGAAGAGGTCATCGTGGTCGGCTACCTCTTCACACGCCTGCGGCAGCTCGACTGGGGGAAGTGGCCGATCATCTTCGCCTCGGCGGTGCTGCGGGGCTCGTACCACCTCTACCAGGGCGTCGGCCCGTTCTTCGGCAACGCCGCGATGGGCGTGGTCTTCGGGTGGGTGTACTCGCGCTGGGGGCGCACGGCGCCGCTGGTGGTGGCCCACGCGCTTCTCGACATCGTGTCGTTCGTGGGCTACCCGCTCGCCGTCGCGCTCTGGCCGGGAGTGTTCCGCTGAGTCCCGCACGGATGCCCGCGGCGGAGCTCCCGCCTTCGGCGGCGCGCGGCCTCGCGAGGGCCCACTGGGCCCTCGCGCCGTGGAGGCGTCCGCTTACGCGAACGCCTCCACGGGCGGGCACGCGCAGAAGAGGTTGCGGTCGCCCCACGCCTGGTCGATGCGGCCCACCGGCGGCCAGTACTTCGTACGTGCCTGCGCCGGGCCGGCCGGGTAGACCGCGAGCTCGCGCGAGTAGGCGTGCGCCCACTCCCCCACGATCGCCGACTCGGCCGTGTGCGGTGCGCCGTGCAACGGGTTGTCATCGGCCGGCCACTCGCCGTCGCCGACGAGCCGCGCCTCGCGCTCGATCGCGATCATCGCGTCGATGAAGCGGTCGAGCTCGCCCTGGTCCTCCGACTCCGTCGGCTCGACCATCAGCGTGCCCGCCACGGGGAACGACATGGTCGGCGCGTGGAATCCGTAGTCCACCAGCCGCTTGGCCACGTCGTCGACGCTCACGCCGGTCTCGGCGGAGAGCGTGCGCACGTCGAGGATGCACTCGTGCGCGACGAGGCCGCCCTCGCCCGCGTAGAGCACCGAGTAGTGCTCGCGCAGGCGCACTGCGACATAGTTGGCGGCGAGCACCGCGGACCCCGTCGCTCGGGTGAGGCCCTCGAGCCCCATCATGCGCATATAGGCCCACGAGATCGGCAGGATGCTGGGCGAGCCGAACGGCGCAGCCGAGACCGGCGCGCCGCCATGCGGCAGCCCGACGTGCGAGTTCGACTGGGCGAGCGGATGCCCAGGCAGGAACGGCGCCAGATGGGCCTTCGCCGCCACAGGGCCGACGCCGGGCCCGCCGCCGCCGTGCGGGATGCAGAACGTCTTGTGCAGGTTGAGGTGCGAGACGTCGCCGCCGAAGCCGCCGAACGCCGCATAGCCGAGCAGCGCGTTGAGGTTCGCTCCGTCGACGTACACCTGGCCGCCGGCCTCGTGCACGGCATCCGTGATCTCCACCACGTCGTGCTCATAGACGCCGTGCGTCGACGGGTAGGTGATCATGAGCGCGGCGAGGTCGTCGCGGTTCGCCGCGATCTTGGCGCGCAGATCGCCGAGGTCGACGTTGCCGTGCTCATCGGTCGCGACGACGACCACCCGCAGACCCGCGAGGACGGCGGACGCCGCATTGGTGCCGTGCGCCGACTGCGGGATCAGGCAGACGGTGCGCTGCGTGTCGCCGCGCGAGTCGTGGTAGCCGCGGATCGCGAGCAGCCCAGCGAGCTCGCCCTGGCTGCCCGCGTTCGGCTGCAGAGACACCGTGTCGTAGCCGGTCAGCTCGGCGAGCCACGTCTCGAGGTCGCCGATCAGCTCGAGGTAGCCGGCGACGTCGGATGCCGGGGCGAAGGGGTGCAGCTGCGCGAATTCCGGCCACGTGACCGCGGCCATCTCGGTCGCGGCGTTCAGCTTCATCGTGCACGAGCCGAGCGGGATCATGCCGCGGTCGAGCGCGTAGTCGCGGTCGGCGAGCTGCTTGAGGTACCTCATCATGGCGGTCTCGGAGTGGTACGAGTTGAACACCGGGTGCGTGAGGTAGCCCGAGGTGCGCTCAAGCGCCTCGGGGAACTCGCGCACCGAGTTCGGTGCGAACACGGTGACGCCGCCGTCGGTGCCGTAGAAGCCGCGCCTCTCGATCACGTCCCCGGGCTCGGCACCCGGTGCGAGCACGTCGAGCAGCAGCTCCCAGACGGCGCCGGGGTCTTCCGCCACGGCCTCGTCGATGCTGACCGACACGGTCGTCGCGTCGACCTTCCAGACCAGCACGCCGCGCTCGTGCGCCGCGGCGACCGTGGCGTCGGCATCCGCCACCCGCACCCGGAAGGTGTCGAAGTAGGCGGGCGTGACGATCTGCGCGCCGCGGGCCTCGAGGTCGCGCGCGATCGCCGCAGCCGTCGCGTGCACCCGCGTCGCGATCGCGCGGATGCCGCGCGGACCGTGGTAGACCGCGTACATCGACGCCATCACGGCGAGCAGCACCTGCGCGGTGCAGATGTTCGACGTGGCCTTCTCGCGGCGGATGTGCTGTTCGCGCGTCTGCAGCGTGAGCCGGTACGCGGGCTTGCCCGCCGAGTCCTGGCTGACGCCGACGAGACGACCGGGCAGCTGCCGCTCGAGCCCCGTGCGCACCGCCATGTAGCCGGCGTGCGGGCCGCCGAAGCCCATCGGCACACCGAAGCGCTGCGAGGAGCCGACGGCGATGTCCGCCCCGAGCTCACCCGGTGGGGTGATGATCGCGACGGCGAGCAGGTCCGCAGCGGCGATGGCGAGCGCGCCCCGATCGTGCGCGGCGGTGAAGACGGATGCCGGGTTCCAGACGAGCCCGGAAGCACCCGGGTACTGCACGAAGACGCCGAAGAACTCGCCGAGCCCGGCCGGGTCCGCGTCGGCGAGGCGCACGGTCTCGAGCTCGATGCCGACGGCCGCCGCACGGCCCGCGAGCAACGCATACGTCTGCGGGAATGCATCGGCGTCGACGAGGAAGCGGCTCGACTTCGACTTCGAGGCGCGGCGCGCGAGCAGCATCGCCTCGACGACGGCGGTCGATTCGTCGAGCATCGACGCGTTCGCGATATCAAGGCCCGTCAGGTCGCACACGGCCTGCTGGAAGTTGAGCAGCGCTTCGAGCCGGCCCTGCGAGATCTCGGGCTGATACGGCGTGTATGCCGTGTACCAGCTGGGGTTCTCGAGCACATTCCGCTGGATGACCGCCGGGGTCAGCGTGCCGTAGTAGCCCTGCCCGATGAGCGATCGGTTCACGGTGTTCCGCCCGGCCAGCGTGCGCAGTTCGGCGAGCGCGGCGCGCTCGGATGCCGCTTGGGGAATACTCGATGAGCCGGTCTGCGCGGGCAACTGGATCGAGGCGGGCACCGCGGCCCGCACGAGCGCGTCGAGGCTCTCGTAGCCGACGGCGGCGAGCATCGCCGCGGTCTGCTCGGCATCGGCCCCGATGTGACGATCTGCGAACAGGCCCCTGCTCACTTGCTGGTCAGCTCGTCGTAGGCGGCGGCGTCGAGCAGTTCCGGCAGCTGCGTGAAGCGCACCTTGATCAGCCAGCCGGCGCCATACGGGTCGGAGTTCACGAGATCGGGGCTGTCGACGACAGCCTGGTTCGCCTCGACGACCTCGCCGTCGATCGGGGCGAACAGCTCCCCGACCGACTTCGTCGACTCGATCTCGCCGACGACCGCCGCTGCGGCGACCGCCGTGCCCTCCGCGGGAAGGTCGACGAAGACCACGTCGCCCAGCGCCGCCTGGGCGTAGTCGGTGATGCCGACGGTCGCGACATCGCCGTCGACGAGCACCCATTCGTGCTCTTCCGTGTACTTGAGGTTCTGCGGTGCGGCCATGGCTAGTTGCTCTTTCGCTTGTAGAAGGGCAGGACGGTGACGGTGTACGGATGCTTGGTTCCGCGCACCTCGACGGTGACGGCGGTTCCCGGTTCACGGTAGGCAGGGTCGACGTAGGCCATCGCCACCGGAACGCCGAGCGTGGGCGAGAGCGCGCCTGAGGTCACGACGCCGATCTCGCTCGTGCCGTCCTCGGTGAAGACGGCGTAGTCGGCGCGGGCCGCACGGCGCCCGTCGCCGGTGAGGCCGACCAGCACCCTGGCATCCGCCCCCGGCCCCTGCTCGCTCGCCGCGCGCCCGACGAAGTCGCCCGGCTTGCCGAGGTCGACGACGCGGCCGAGGCCGGCCTGCACGGGAAAGGTGGTCGCATCGAGCTCGTGGCCGTAGAGCGGCATGCCTGCCTCGAGCCGCAGCGTGTCGCGTGCGGCGAGGCCGGCCGGCAGCAGGCCGAACGGCGCACCGACCTCGGCGATCGTCTCCCACAGCTCCTTCGCGAAGTCAGGGGCGCAGAACAGCTCGAAGCCGTCTTCGCCGGTGTAGCCCGTGCGGGCGAACAGCACGGGGTGCTCGCGGAACAGCCCGGCGACGGCACGGTAGTAGCGCAGCTCGCGCAGCGTCTCCGGCACGTCTTCCCCGTCGGGGTGGCCGCCCTCGATCGCGAACCCCTCGACGGCGAACAGGATCTCGAGGGCGTTGGGTCCCTGCACCGCGATCAGCGCGACGTCGTCGCTCTCGTCGAACACCTGCGTGGCGAAGCCCTCTGCGCGCTCGTGCAGCGCCTCGGCG
Proteins encoded in this window:
- the gcvT gene encoding glycine cleavage system aminomethyltransferase GcvT encodes the protein MSDRVSPLAEVHNAAGAQFTDFAGWQMPVRYSSDLAEHRAVREAAGLFDLSHMGEIVLVGDEAAAALDYAVSGRMSALKPGQAKYTLLLNAEGGVIDDLIVYRTGEDRYLVVANASNAEAVAEALHERAEGFATQVFDESDDVALIAVQGPNALEILFAVEGFAIEGGHPDGEDVPETLRELRYYRAVAGLFREHPVLFARTGYTGEDGFELFCAPDFAKELWETIAEVGAPFGLLPAGLAARDTLRLEAGMPLYGHELDATTFPVQAGLGRVVDLGKPGDFVGRAASEQGPGADARVLVGLTGDGRRAARADYAVFTEDGTSEIGVVTSGALSPTLGVPVAMAYVDPAYREPGTAVTVEVRGTKHPYTVTVLPFYKRKSN
- the gcvH gene encoding glycine cleavage system protein GcvH, whose amino-acid sequence is MAAPQNLKYTEEHEWVLVDGDVATVGITDYAQAALGDVVFVDLPAEGTAVAAAAVVGEIESTKSVGELFAPIDGEVVEANQAVVDSPDLVNSDPYGAGWLIKVRFTQLPELLDAAAYDELTSK
- a CDS encoding CPBP family intramembrane glutamic endopeptidase: MLGLSLGASAIYAIVALIADLSSGKSLSEQSTALNTSQSPVQWLDFTYQVLGVFFDLFPVALAIYLLWEPGLNAFQRIGLTWRRPGRDLGAGVLLAACIGVPGIAFYAIGRLAGITVEVQASPLGAHWWTVPVLVLSALRAALQEEVIVVGYLFTRLRQLDWGKWPIIFASAVLRGSYHLYQGVGPFFGNAAMGVVFGWVYSRWGRTAPLVVAHALLDIVSFVGYPLAVALWPGVFR
- a CDS encoding ABC transporter family substrate-binding protein, which encodes MKIKRIGVALAAVAAASALALTGCSGTSNNSSGDEIKQNQSLTIAQNGPFNAYNSNVGQDYTTYNTNVTYMTWASFNYYDNTPKLVKNTKFGSYKVVSQNPLTIKYTVNKGVKWSDGTPVTAADLLLQWASNTVKYNSSDAGGVNFGGIAAGSYPYDETKAPTVGDDDRSITFSYSDPFVDWEQLAFNPGIAAHAVYDVAFPDQKLSGADAAKKVEDAIESDDTATLTKIANAWQTGFEFSGDLPANKELYLSDGPYVITGLKKDQYVTLERNKNYTWGPIPKVDKLTIRFIQDPTAQVQALQNGEVSIIYGQADADTVASLKGLKGVTTGTEAGYTYEHVDLTFSNETAPGGQTNANVTPGPFDPAHWGGDANKAKLVREAFLAALPRQDIVDKLIKPINPDAKVMNSQTILPGTPAYDTTVASNGSAAYDKVDIAKAKSLLQQAGVTSPLDVRFLYGKSNTRRAQEFALIKDSEAQAGFNVIDDGDDKWSSILGNGSYDASLFAWQYTSLAVTGNQAALQGGGGNNFNGYANTTADADWTTLAKTFDKSKQNQLLADIDKQMWGDAYGATIFQFPDVYAASNNVKNVSYSPIAPNQFWNFWEWTK
- the gcvP gene encoding aminomethyl-transferring glycine dehydrogenase, translating into MLAAVGYESLDALVRAAVPASIQLPAQTGSSSIPQAASERAALAELRTLAGRNTVNRSLIGQGYYGTLTPAVIQRNVLENPSWYTAYTPYQPEISQGRLEALLNFQQAVCDLTGLDIANASMLDESTAVVEAMLLARRASKSKSSRFLVDADAFPQTYALLAGRAAAVGIELETVRLADADPAGLGEFFGVFVQYPGASGLVWNPASVFTAAHDRGALAIAAADLLAVAIITPPGELGADIAVGSSQRFGVPMGFGGPHAGYMAVRTGLERQLPGRLVGVSQDSAGKPAYRLTLQTREQHIRREKATSNICTAQVLLAVMASMYAVYHGPRGIRAIATRVHATAAAIARDLEARGAQIVTPAYFDTFRVRVADADATVAAAHERGVLVWKVDATTVSVSIDEAVAEDPGAVWELLLDVLAPGAEPGDVIERRGFYGTDGGVTVFAPNSVREFPEALERTSGYLTHPVFNSYHSETAMMRYLKQLADRDYALDRGMIPLGSCTMKLNAATEMAAVTWPEFAQLHPFAPASDVAGYLELIGDLETWLAELTGYDTVSLQPNAGSQGELAGLLAIRGYHDSRGDTQRTVCLIPQSAHGTNAASAVLAGLRVVVVATDEHGNVDLGDLRAKIAANRDDLAALMITYPSTHGVYEHDVVEITDAVHEAGGQVYVDGANLNALLGYAAFGGFGGDVSHLNLHKTFCIPHGGGGPGVGPVAAKAHLAPFLPGHPLAQSNSHVGLPHGGAPVSAAPFGSPSILPISWAYMRMMGLEGLTRATGSAVLAANYVAVRLREHYSVLYAGEGGLVAHECILDVRTLSAETGVSVDDVAKRLVDYGFHAPTMSFPVAGTLMVEPTESEDQGELDRFIDAMIAIEREARLVGDGEWPADDNPLHGAPHTAESAIVGEWAHAYSRELAVYPAGPAQARTKYWPPVGRIDQAWGDRNLFCACPPVEAFA